A single window of Narcine bancroftii isolate sNarBan1 chromosome 1, sNarBan1.hap1, whole genome shotgun sequence DNA harbors:
- the LOC138751543 gene encoding sterile alpha motif domain-containing protein 9-like → MSKACDFPNDLTEWTKDHVKSWVTHQLKLDQKHGEILYNEDVNGMILMELTKADLKDMGIKGGPAAVIKNKCDEIIKRSKKATNSPTTNKSFCPGISGSDCKVPEFRGAGGQNDKSVSLDLTMNPSQKEYNKKNSALHEVAQPNTGTTKSEESGTKLQECSQEKIDPVAETPLATVSGAKKDQQQSEKSTSKPRCEPYPFDQSDVGSRYIQAYVLPPETGPSNLIDPVHEFKLFTVSENETNQEILQDMMKKFSNEVFRFSAACMNSRTNGTIHFGVGDTKSGYEHGEIIGVSVDSMDKYVDCLCNNFVLYFDQKDVESAKSCIRPPRFVEVLNPDQTLLRKFVIEVDVVPSSYTCGSTLYYIHMQIKPDKKWMKSKEKHFFIRDGSSSRDILKQKNITERNAEHCRFLTEKLVTLEKERKIAEEKPRRPTKRQDGYNLRRMITGGSDMLDSSYYQWYILVTNKSQQDQNQHLEFLREVNLFCVLEYDPESVISGVCNSFRKERIVNLHIPSQFQNIDASIHENIEKLKLYKQISWIFCNGRSDIEDPIFKPMPPNQWYKDRAADIRKLISFLCRSDIMPKGRFLVIFLLLSKVDDQRDPFLETFCSFYQEMNGVEDILCICESEQTFLRWKDLVQCRCDPQEVTDRCVSALSLGEVNNTVLKLKSVIRATKRFLPSASSGSVILKKKDEEQMTALEVLCENECEGTEIENDQKRFKEFQNSMEEQFYRGGKASWWNFYFSTRVPFIKRDAYTSVFELIHAKSTSKMCVKIISLFHHPGCGGTTLAMHILWDSRKKFRCTVLRNSQEDVLEIGRQVIDLVTYGVPCNSEYLPALLMVDDTEEFETVHVLQNSIQIAVAEKGLRFEWPLVIILNCMRSQDPARSSKMIVFESIALKYKLSVEEQHLFELKLEEIEEKHSKPEDFYSFMIMKQNFDQKYIENVVHNILKDLDIASKQAQLISFLALLNWFVNDSSISVSKCEQFLGLGQVKNTFWGPEKFEDLIGTYSTLVIRTEVEEYGRYQGIRIIHPLIASRCLEEFKSCYDFPKSKIALTWLMETIFLQRGIGKEKLVKDTYSMLITRQRKIYGDEADTQFSPLIEAIQNEEGSDQVIEVLTEASNKFDENPFISQALARHFYLNKKDFGSALKWAFKAKEKAKDNSYIRDTLGQVFKSKLKHNIESSLVDAGKHTVVTPSQLAEFLHLAQSASDAFRESQTLTEMKEDKIGWQEQRTRMRSDVYNTSGYLGEIEVALYVIDIAKMIPFFSDKNKLNENNLMCFLSGNMNLQHRNEITRDAEELCSILDEYNRYLINIQSSMKRAFDFFEDYFVYFKTRNIEREAADVRIRRKVSECFSKYTKVFYLKQIEKISVMQGNPKLSQSLILEEHKKFLEFYKVDRFAGLLEFLTNNSGNGNKMEEIVVRYKFILQNSPNQNSIRYKQNFILANIVLNCIKPQSKEIESYDKLRKYLKEVLQVVEFSCGYVEPYFLGSLLFWPTEKETEDDKFLLKCTTAIRQSFRMRYGRMSHSKHPVAHFYLCKRKGLKRFVHKAKIDQYFQKVSHLNSLWQSGEIWKENEVRNLLTRMNGRTGEDNKVYLEFGKFKVPVRPVFLGKLRCGLSIENVSFFLGFSMDGPIAYDVDIAGSELHV, encoded by the coding sequence ATGAGCAAAGCCTGCGATTTTCCCAATGATTTAACTGAGTGGACAAAAGATCACGTGAAATCCTGGGTGACTCATCAACTGAAACTTGATCAGAAACATGGCGAGATACTGTACAATGAAGATGTCAATGGGATGATATTGATGGAACTCACCAAAGCAGACTTAAAAGATATGGGAATAAAGGGTGGACCAGCTGCTGTAATAAAAAACAAATGTGATGAGATAATTAAAAGGTCAAAGAAAGCTACAAACTCACCAACTACTAATAAATCCTTTTGTCCAGGCATAAGTGGTTCAGACTGCAAGGTGCCTGAGTTTCGTGGAGCAGGGGGCCAGAATGATAAATCAGTTTCCTTGGATTTAACTATGAATCCCTCACAAAAAGAGTATAATAAAAAGAACTCTGCTCTACATGAAGTAGCACAACCCAACACAGGGACTACAAAATCAGAGGAAAGTGGGACCAAACTGCAGGAATGTTCACAAGAGAAGATTGATCCTGTTGCTGAGACACCACTAGCCACTGTATCAGGAGCAAAGAAAGACCAACAGCAATCAGAAAAAAGCACCTCAAAACCAAGATGTGAGCCTTATCCGTTTGACCAAAGTGATGTAGGTTCAAGGTATATACAGGCCTACGTCCTTCCtccagaaacaggcccctccaATCTAATTGACCCAGTGCATGAGTTTAAGCTTTTTACTGTGTCTGAGAATGAAACAAACCAAGAAATATTGCAAGATATGATGAAGAAGTTTTCCAATGAGGTTTTTAGATTCTCAGCTGCATGTATGAATAGCAGAACAAATGGGACCATCCACTTTGGCGTAGGAGACACCAAAAGTGGATATGAACATGGTGAGATCATAGGCGTGTCTGTGGACAGCATGGACAAATACGTTGATTGTCTTTGCAAcaattttgttctttattttGATCAGAAGGATGTAGAAAGTGCAAAATCGTGCATTAGACCACCCCGATTTGTGGAGGTTTTAAACCCAGATCAAACGTTGTTACGAAAGTTTGTAATTGAAGTGGATGTTGTTCCAAGTTCTTATACTTGTGGCTCGACATTGTATTATATCCACATGCAGATTAAACCTGACAAAAAATGGATGAAGAGCAAGGAAAAACACTTCTTCATACGTGATGGAAGTAGCTCCAGAGATATTCTGAAACAAAAAAACATCACAGAAAGAAATGCAGAGCACTGTAGATTTCTCACTGAGAAATTAGTTACCTTGGAAAAGGAACGAAAAATTGCAGAAGAGAAACCACGAAGACCAACAAAAAGACAAGACGGCTACAACCTGCGTAGGATGATTACAGGTGGCTCAGATATGCTAGACTCATCCTATTACCAATGGTACATATTGGTGACAAACAAATCACAGCAGGATCAAAACCAACATTTAGAGTTTCTCAGGGAAGTGAATTTGTTTTGTGTTCTAGAGTATGATCCTGAATCTGTAATCAGTGGTGTTTGTAATTCATTTCGTAAAGAGAGGATCGTGAATCTTCACATCCCAAGTCAGTTTCAGAATATTGATGCATCAATTCATGAAAACATTGAGAAACTCAAGTTATACAAGCAAATAAGCTGGATATTTTGTAATGGAAGATCAGACATTGAAGATCCAATATTTAAGCCAATGCCACCTAATCAATGGTATAAGGATCGAGCTGCGGATATCAGGAAGCTAATTTCATTTCTGTGCCGATCAGATATTATGCCAAAAGGGAGATTTCTggtcatttttttgctactgtccAAAGTAGATGATCAAAGAGATCCCTTTCTTGAAACGTTCTGTTCATTTTACCAGGAAATGAATGGGGTGGAAGATATCCTGTGTATCTGTGAAAGTGAGCAGACATTCTTGCGCTGGAAGGACCTCGTGCAGTGCAGATGTGATCCACAGGAGGTTACAGATAGATGTGTTTCTGCCTTAAGCCTTGGAGAAGTCAATAATACGGTTCTGAAATTGAAATCAGTTATTCGGGCCACAAAGcgattcttgccctcagcatcttcAGGGTCTGTCATACTTAAAAAGAAAGATGAGGAACAAATGACTGCACTTGAAGTCCTGTGTGAAAATGAATGTGAGGGCACTGAAATCGAAAATGATCAAAAGCGGTTTAAAGAATTTCAAAACTCCATGGAAGAACAGTTTTACAGAGGTGGTAAAGCGTCATGGTGGAATTTCTACTTTTCTACAAGAGTCCCTTTTATCAAACGAGATGCTTATACTTCTGTCTTTGAATTAATTCATGCAAAATCTACCTCTAAAATGTGTGTGAAGATCATCAGTTTATTTCATCATCCAGGTTGTGGTGGGACAACTTTAGCCATGCATATTTTGTGGGATTCAAGAAAAAAGTTTCGATGCACTGTATTGAGGAATAGTCAAGAAGACGTTTTAGAAATAGGAAGACAAGTCATTGATCTGGTGACCTATGGGGTTCCCTGTAACTCTGAATACTTACCAGCATTACTTATGGTTGATGACACTGAAGAATTTGAAACTGTGCATGTGTTACAGAACTCCATTCAAATTGCTGTTGCAGAGAAAGGGCTACGATTTGAGTGGCCACTGGTAATTATTTTAAACTGCATGCGATCACAGGATCCAGCCAGAAGTTCAAAAATGATTGTATTTGAGAGCATTGCTCTGAAATATAAATTGTCGGTTGAAGAGCAACATTTATTTGAGTTAAAACTTGAGGAAATTGAGGAGAAACACTCAAAACCTGAAGATTTCTATTCTTTCATGATCATGAAGCAGAATTTTGATCAAAAGTACATTGAAAATGTAGTCCATAATATTTTGAAGGATTTGGATATTGCAAGCAAACAAGCACAGCTGATCTCATTTTTAGCTTTGCTGAACTGGTTCGTTAATGATTCTTCAATATCAGTTTCAAAATGTGAACAATTCTTGGGATTAGGACAAGTGAAAAACACATTTTGGGGTCCTGAAAAATTTGAAGACCTAATTGGCACTTATTCTACCCTCGTTATTCGCACAGAGGTGGAAGAGTACGGAAGATACCAGGGAATTCGGATCATCCACCCATTAATCGCAAGCCGCTGCCTGGAAGAATTCAAGTCTTGTTATGACTTTCCCAAGAGTAAAATTGCCTTAACGTGGCTCATGGAAACCATCTTTCTCCAACGTGGCATTGGAAAAGAAAAACTCGTCAAAGATACATACAGTATGTTGATCACCAGACAGCGAAAAATATATGGAGATGAAGCAGATACTCAGTTCTCTCCTTTGATTGAAGCAATACAGAATGAGGAAGGAAGTGATCAAGTCATTGAAGTTTTGACTGAAGCATCCAACAAGTTTGATGAAAATCCCTTCATTTCACAGGCCTTAGCAAGACACTTctatctgaataaaaaggatTTTGGTTCAGCACTTAAATGGGCTTTTAAggcaaaagaaaaagcaaaagatAATTCCTACATAAGAGACACTTTAGGTCAAGTTTTCAAAAGCAAGTTAAAGCACAATATAGAATCATCGCTAGTTGATGCTGGCAAACACACTGTGGTGACTCCTAGTCAACTGGCAGAGTTCCTGCACCTTGCACAATCTGCTTCAGATGCATTCAGAGAATCACAGACCCTGACAGAAATGAAAGAAGATAAAATTGGTTGGCAAGAACAGAGAACCAGAATGAGATCTGATGTTTACAATACCTCTGGCTATTTGGGAGAGATTGAAGTCGCTCTGTACGTCATAGACATTGCCAAAATGATACCTTTCTTCAGTGACAAgaacaaattaaatgaaaataatttgatGTGTTTCCTCTCAGGAAACATGAACCTTCAGCACAGGAATGAGATAACTAGAGATGCTGAAGAATTGTGTTCCATTCTTGATGAATATAATCGATACCTAATTAACATTCAAAGTTCTATGAAaagagcttttgatttttttgaaGACTATTTTGTCTATTTCAAAACAAGGAACATAGAGAGAGAAGCAGCTGACGTCAGGATTCGCAGAAAAGTTTCAGAATGTTTTTCTAAATACACCAAAGTATTTTACTTAAAACAGATAGAAAAAATTTCAGTAATGCAAGGCAATCCAAAACTCAGCCAATCACTGATATTGGAAGAACACAAGAAGTTCTTAGAGTTCTACAAAGTAGACCGTTTTGCTGGTTTGCTTGAGTTCCTTACGAATAATTCTGGAAATGGGAATAAAATGGAAGAAATTGTCGTCAGATACAAATTTATCCTTCAGAATTCACCAAACCAAAACTCaataagatataaacaaaattttATCTTGGCCAACATTGTTCTCAACTGTATTAAACCACAGTCCAAGGAAATTGAATCTTATGATAAACTTAGAAAATATTTGAAGGAAGTGCTACAAGTTGTAGAATTTAGTTGTGGTTACGTTGAACCATATTTCTTGGGTTCTCTATTATTTTGGCCAACAGAAAAAGAAACTGAAGATGACAAATTTCTTCTGAAATGCACGACAGCAATCAGGCAGTCATTTAGAATGAGGTATGGGCGAATGAGTCATTCCAAACACCCTGTTGCACATTTCTATCTCTGCAAAAGGAAAGGGTTGAAGAGATTTGTTCACAAAGCAAAAATTGATCAATATTTTCAAAAGGTGTCACACCTCAATTCCTTATGGCAATCTGGAGAAATCTGGAAGGAAAATGAAGTCAGAAATCTTCTCACTCGCATGAATGGTAGAACAGGGGAGGATAACAAGGTGTATTTAGAGTTTGGCAAATTCAAAGTTCCTGTGAGGCCTGTATTTTTGGGCAAGCTGAGATGTGGTCTAAGCATTGAGAATGTATCCTTTTTCTTGGGATTTTCAATGGATGGGCCAATAGCATATGACGTTGATATCGCAGGTTCAGAATTACATGTATGA